A stretch of the Gymnogyps californianus isolate 813 chromosome 15, ASM1813914v2, whole genome shotgun sequence genome encodes the following:
- the LOC127022397 gene encoding transmembrane protein 238-like has translation MAAPGGLGRCVAAFWLALAFDALGLAVLLAGVFADVFFSDLLIYAGGIGIFLSLIWWVFWYAGNLEVPPEELRDDVGLAPPKGRGDSLLRGLVHGLSLRLSSAFAPAPRSRAAADLELQRAGGPRGRPADSSRIC, from the exons ATGGCGGCCCCCGGCGGGCTGGGCCGCTGCGTGGCCGCCTTCTGGCTGGCGCTGGCCTTCGACGCGCTGGGCCTGGCGGTGCTGCTGGCCGGCGTGTTCGCCGACGTGTTCTTCTCCGACCTGCTCATCTACGCGGGCGGCATCGGCATCTTCCTCAGCCTCATCTGGTGGGTGTTCTGGTACGCGGGCAACCTGGAGGTGCCGCCGGAGGAGCTGCGCGACGACGTGGGGCTGGCGCCGCCCAAGGGTCGCGGGGACAGCCTGCTGCGGGGGCTGGTGCACGGCCTCAGCCTCCGCCTCTCCTCCGCCTTCGCTCCCGCGCCGCGCTCCCGTGCCGCCGCCGACCTGGAGCTGCAGCGCGCCGGGGgcccgcggggccgccccgccgaCTCCAGCAG GATCTGTTGA
- the RSL1D1 gene encoding ribosomal L1 domain-containing protein 1 produces MAKGPEHLERAQVKKAVEALLAFARSKAKGDALLLNESENVHLLVTVWKVPRVAQVIKIPLPHGIRPETAEVCLFTKDEPNLSAEQTESLYKKLLIQNGIRSVSQIISYKTLKKEYKLFEAKRRLLNRFDLFLSDDRIRRLLPSHLGKHFYERKKAPLSVNLKARNLAKELQKHIQGTTLPVTNKGCCYTARIGHTGMKADEILDNIIAAAEVIAKKLPKNWKNVKILHLKTLKSVALPIFTANISNLDELDSQPSLKEKEVKKGKNKKPKNTAQKLNSSQVTLTTEINAAPATQESAIKQKVVVVQEPGDCDDEEIPQLVPMQTTSLADLKKMEPSPEKGDNLGEKTKTPLGKRKKQPLALETPKTKHKVTEECADLQTSPKQKKAKQLSMPKEAIKEKEVNKTPKKPEAKSFATPKAGKSIQSAKKSSKTPKQAPKKVRRPQSA; encoded by the exons ATGGCGAAGGGGCCCGAGCATCTGGAGCGCGCCCAG GTGAAGAAGGCGGTGGAGGCTCTCCTGGCTTTCGCCAGAAGCAAGGCCAAGGGAGACGCGCTGCTCCTCAACGAGAGCGAGAACGTCCACCTCCTGGTGACGGTCTGGAAGGTCCCGCGGGTGGCACAGGTCATCAAAAT ACCATTGCCCCATGGCATTCGACCAGAAACAGCTGAGGTTTGCCTGTTCACAAAGGATGAACCAAATTTATCAGCAGAACAGACTGAAAGTCTGTACAAGAAACTTTTAATCCAGAATGGGATCAGAAGTGTTAGCCAG ATCATCTCATACAAAACTCTCAAAAAAGAGTATAAACTATTTGAAGCAAAGCGTCGCCTCCTGAACAGATTTGATCTCTTTCTGTCTGATGACCGAATTAGAAGGCTCTTGCCCTCGCATCTAGGAAAACacttttatgaaagaaaaaa ggcACCTTTATCTGTAAACCTGAAAGCCAGAAATCTTGCTAAGGAACTACAAAAACATATCCAGGGGACTACACTCCCAGTTACCAACAAAGGGTGCTGTTA TACAGCACGTATAGGTCACACTGGAATGAAAGCTGATGAGATACTAGATAATATCATTGCAGCAGCTGAGGTGATTGCTAAGAAGTTACCAAAG aattggaaaaatgtgaaaattcttCACCTCAAAACACTTAAATCAGTTGCACTTCCGATTTTTACTGCAAATATCTCCAACTTGGATGAGCTTGACAGCCAGCCATCtctcaaagaaaaggaagtaaag AAGGGAAAGAACAAGAAACCGAAAAACACAGCTCAAAAACTGAATTCAAGTCAAGTCACTTTGACAACTGAAATTAATGCTGCTCCTGCTACCCAGGAGTCTGCgataaaacaaaaagtagtAGTAGTCCAAGAACCAGGTGATTGTGATGATGAAGAAATTCCACAACTGGTGCCTATGCAAACAACCAGCTTAGCTGACCTGAAG aaaatggaaCCAAGCCCAGAAAAAGGTGACAACCTGGGTGAGAAAACTAAAACACCCCTCggtaagagaaagaaacaacCTCTAGCTCTGGAGActccaaaaacaaaacataaagtTACAGAAGAGTGTGCAGACTTGCAGACAtcaccaaaacagaaaaaagccaagCAGCTCAGCATGCCAAAggaagcaataaaagaaaaagaggtgaaTAAGACTCCCAAAAAGCCTGAAGCAAAGTCTTTTGCAACACCCAAAGCTGGGAAATCAATACAGTCAGCCAAGAAGTCTTCAAAAACACCAAAGCAAGCACCCAAGAAAGTGCGCAGGCCACAGTCAGCATGA